The following are from one region of the Anabas testudineus chromosome 2, fAnaTes1.2, whole genome shotgun sequence genome:
- the armc3 gene encoding armadillo repeat-containing protein 3 isoform X1 — protein sequence MGKKVKKESETPCKETFEALPVVGKTPATVVLLLSSPEEDILIKACEAIHTFAEKGDESKVSLLGLGALEPLCQLITHNNKLVRRNAFMALGIMATNGDVKSALNKIDVTPLIIDKLSLEVHSIWSSTSTQDDTVIHEFATLCLASLSVDFVCKVQIFDNNGLPPLIKLLSSPDPDVKKNSLEIIFNLVQDYQSRLAVHELGGIPPLLELLHSDFPVIQHLTLKTLQNITTDKDTRNAFREQHGFEKLIDILNNTDFSDLHAEALQVVANCLSDSESVQLIHKDGGLTRLMDFLLTPNMPEIQSNAVKCISRVAKSSENRKVLHEHNVEKVLVELLSVADIGVKTSACQAVAAMSFHLSSKDRFRDLGGIPAVVQGLSSESLALRQAATQALSNLTYNNKHSAFAVFEAGGHEILVQQLNGSCPRMVANAAATLGNMARHEIICCSILSHGAIPALVEPLKSTDTQVLVNTTQCLTVLACDTEARAELQRAGGLQPLVSLLQSYHKEVLSNTCFAVHVYACEESAAVEMCKHGALEILQEINQSVNRKSSYSELAMISLLNCNLSVKYSLTGHLASTDVIVDGFYDAGKASAGQRILTLEELFKQPVNQHRPIIVVNTSTENKTEDDTQKDETKCEFPTKKVWKMMDDSLQVLIKEVKESILPLHEHEQYAALARLVSEAMGGPVRMEKLHEFPWVLHLSELKFQLQSNVIPIGLITKGIYYHRALLFKCLADCIGISCTLVRGEYNRAWNEVLLFDGPPARNGCSSQPCRYIVDLMHQPGSLLAADTAAAVQYQTI from the exons TTTGAGGCACTACCTGTTGTGGGCAAAACCCCAGCAACAGTAGTCCTTCTGCTGAGCTCTCCAGAGGAGGACATCCTAATCAAAGCCTGTGAAGCCATCCACACATTTGCAGAGAAAG GAGACGAGAGCAAGGTTTCTCTGCTGGGACTTGGGGCACTAGAACCTCTCTGTCAGCTCATCACTCACAACAACAAGCTGGTCAGACGCAACGCTTTCATGGCGCTGGGCATCATGGCCACCAACG GTGATGTAAAGAGTGCTCTGAACAAAATAGATGTCACTCCATTGATAATTGACAAACTATCACTTGAAG TACACTCTATTTGGTCTTCTACTTCTACTCAAGATGATACAGTTATCCACGAGTTTGCAACACTGTGCCTGGCCTCTCTGTCAGTGGATTTTGTCTGCAAGGTCCAGATCTTTGACAACAACGGCCTACCGCCTCTAATCAAGCTTCTATCCAGTCCCGACCCTGATGTTAAGAAGAACTCGCTAGAGATAATCTTCAACCTAGTTCAG GACTACCAGAGTCGCCTGGCAGTTCATGAGTTGGGTGGGATCCCTCCACTTTTGGAGCTGTTACATTCAGACTTTCCTGTTATTCAACATTTGACTTTAAAGACCCTGCAGAATATCACCACTGATAAAGATACACGCAATGCCTTCAGGGAACAGCATGGATTTGAGAAGCTCATTGATATTCTTAATAACACG GACTTTAGTGACCTTCACGCTGAAGCCTTACAGGTAGTGGCTAACTGTTTGAGTGACAGTGAGAGTGTCCAGCTTATCCACAAAGATGGAGGACTGACTAGACTGATGGATTTTCTTCTCACCCCCAACATGCCTGAAATCCAGTCAAATGCTGTTAAATGCATCTCAAGGGTTGCTAAAAGCT CTGAAAATCGCAAAGTGCTCCATGAGCACAATGTGGAGAAGGTTCTGGTAGAGCTTCTGTCTGTGGCGGACATTGGCGTTAAAACATCTGCCTGTCAGGCTGTGGCTGCCATGAGCTTCCATCTATCCAGCAAAGATCGCTTCAGAGACCTGG GTGGTATCCCTGCAGTGGTACAGGGGCTGAGCAGTGAGAGTTTGGCACTGAGACAAGCAGCAACCCAGGCTCTCTCTAACCTCACatataacaacaaacacagcgCATT TGCGGTGTTTGAGGCAGGAGGCCATGAGATCCTTGTCCAGCAGCTTAATGGAAGCTGTCCTAGGATGGTAGCCAATGCTGCTGCCACACTTGGCAACATGGCACGACATGAAATCATCTGCTGCAGCATCTTGTCACATGGAGCCATACCGGCTTTGGTGGAGCCCTTAAAGTCTACAGATACACAGGTCCTGGTTAACACCACACAGTGTCTGACAGTGCTAGCTTGTGACACAGAAGCAAGGGCAGAG CTACAAAGGGCTGGAGGCCTTCAGCCACTTGTCAGTTTGCTGCAATCATATCACAAGGAGGTATTGTCCAACACATGCTTTGCAGTGCATGTCTATGCGTGTGAAGAGTCTGCTGCTGTTGAGATGTGCAAACATGG AGCTTTGGAAATACTTCAAGAAATCAATCAGTCGGTGAATCGTAAGAGCAGTTACAGCGAGTTGGCCATGATAAGCCTGCTTAACTGCAACTTGTCTGTTAAATACAGCCTGACAGGTCATTTGGCTTCCACTGACGTTATTGTTGATGGTTTCTACGATGCTGGGAAG GCTTCTGCAGGTCAAAGGATTCTCACTTTGGAGGAGCTGTTCAAACAGCCAGTCAACCAGCACAGGCCCATCATTGTGGTCAACACATCAACAGA GAACAAGACAGAGGatgacacacagaaagatgagACCAAGTGTGAATTTCCTACAAAGAAAGTGTGGAAGATGATGGATGACTCACTGCAGGTTCTTATTAAAGAAGTCAAAGAATCCATCCTTCCACTCCATGAACACGAGCAGTATGCTGCCTTGGCCAG GCTGGTGAGTGAAGCCATGGGTGGACCGGTGAGGATGGAGAAACTGCACGAATTCCCATGGGTCCTGCACCTCAGTGAGCTCAAGTTTCAGCTTCAGTCTAATGTTATTCCCATTGGTTTGATCACCAAGGGAATCTACTATCACAGGGCACTTCTCTTCAAG TGTCTGGCTGATTGCATCGGAATCAGTTGCACACTTGTAAGGGGTGAGTATAACCGGGCTTGGAATGAGGTACTACTATTTGATGGGCCCCCCGCTAGGAATGGGTGCTCTTCACAGCCCTGCCGCTACATAGTGGACCTTATGCATCAGCCTGGAAGCCTACTGGCAGCagatactgctgctgctgtgcaatACCAGACTATATAG
- the armc3 gene encoding armadillo repeat-containing protein 3 isoform X2: MGKKVKKESETPCKETFEALPVVGKTPATVVLLLSSPEEDILIKACEAIHTFAEKGDESKVSLLGLGALEPLCQLITHNNKLVRRNAFMALGIMATNGDVKSALNKIDVTPLIIDKLSLEDDTVIHEFATLCLASLSVDFVCKVQIFDNNGLPPLIKLLSSPDPDVKKNSLEIIFNLVQDYQSRLAVHELGGIPPLLELLHSDFPVIQHLTLKTLQNITTDKDTRNAFREQHGFEKLIDILNNTDFSDLHAEALQVVANCLSDSESVQLIHKDGGLTRLMDFLLTPNMPEIQSNAVKCISRVAKSSENRKVLHEHNVEKVLVELLSVADIGVKTSACQAVAAMSFHLSSKDRFRDLGGIPAVVQGLSSESLALRQAATQALSNLTYNNKHSAFAVFEAGGHEILVQQLNGSCPRMVANAAATLGNMARHEIICCSILSHGAIPALVEPLKSTDTQVLVNTTQCLTVLACDTEARAELQRAGGLQPLVSLLQSYHKEVLSNTCFAVHVYACEESAAVEMCKHGALEILQEINQSVNRKSSYSELAMISLLNCNLSVKYSLTGHLASTDVIVDGFYDAGKASAGQRILTLEELFKQPVNQHRPIIVVNTSTENKTEDDTQKDETKCEFPTKKVWKMMDDSLQVLIKEVKESILPLHEHEQYAALARLVSEAMGGPVRMEKLHEFPWVLHLSELKFQLQSNVIPIGLITKGIYYHRALLFKCLADCIGISCTLVRGEYNRAWNEVLLFDGPPARNGCSSQPCRYIVDLMHQPGSLLAADTAAAVQYQTI, translated from the exons TTTGAGGCACTACCTGTTGTGGGCAAAACCCCAGCAACAGTAGTCCTTCTGCTGAGCTCTCCAGAGGAGGACATCCTAATCAAAGCCTGTGAAGCCATCCACACATTTGCAGAGAAAG GAGACGAGAGCAAGGTTTCTCTGCTGGGACTTGGGGCACTAGAACCTCTCTGTCAGCTCATCACTCACAACAACAAGCTGGTCAGACGCAACGCTTTCATGGCGCTGGGCATCATGGCCACCAACG GTGATGTAAAGAGTGCTCTGAACAAAATAGATGTCACTCCATTGATAATTGACAAACTATCACTTGAAG ATGATACAGTTATCCACGAGTTTGCAACACTGTGCCTGGCCTCTCTGTCAGTGGATTTTGTCTGCAAGGTCCAGATCTTTGACAACAACGGCCTACCGCCTCTAATCAAGCTTCTATCCAGTCCCGACCCTGATGTTAAGAAGAACTCGCTAGAGATAATCTTCAACCTAGTTCAG GACTACCAGAGTCGCCTGGCAGTTCATGAGTTGGGTGGGATCCCTCCACTTTTGGAGCTGTTACATTCAGACTTTCCTGTTATTCAACATTTGACTTTAAAGACCCTGCAGAATATCACCACTGATAAAGATACACGCAATGCCTTCAGGGAACAGCATGGATTTGAGAAGCTCATTGATATTCTTAATAACACG GACTTTAGTGACCTTCACGCTGAAGCCTTACAGGTAGTGGCTAACTGTTTGAGTGACAGTGAGAGTGTCCAGCTTATCCACAAAGATGGAGGACTGACTAGACTGATGGATTTTCTTCTCACCCCCAACATGCCTGAAATCCAGTCAAATGCTGTTAAATGCATCTCAAGGGTTGCTAAAAGCT CTGAAAATCGCAAAGTGCTCCATGAGCACAATGTGGAGAAGGTTCTGGTAGAGCTTCTGTCTGTGGCGGACATTGGCGTTAAAACATCTGCCTGTCAGGCTGTGGCTGCCATGAGCTTCCATCTATCCAGCAAAGATCGCTTCAGAGACCTGG GTGGTATCCCTGCAGTGGTACAGGGGCTGAGCAGTGAGAGTTTGGCACTGAGACAAGCAGCAACCCAGGCTCTCTCTAACCTCACatataacaacaaacacagcgCATT TGCGGTGTTTGAGGCAGGAGGCCATGAGATCCTTGTCCAGCAGCTTAATGGAAGCTGTCCTAGGATGGTAGCCAATGCTGCTGCCACACTTGGCAACATGGCACGACATGAAATCATCTGCTGCAGCATCTTGTCACATGGAGCCATACCGGCTTTGGTGGAGCCCTTAAAGTCTACAGATACACAGGTCCTGGTTAACACCACACAGTGTCTGACAGTGCTAGCTTGTGACACAGAAGCAAGGGCAGAG CTACAAAGGGCTGGAGGCCTTCAGCCACTTGTCAGTTTGCTGCAATCATATCACAAGGAGGTATTGTCCAACACATGCTTTGCAGTGCATGTCTATGCGTGTGAAGAGTCTGCTGCTGTTGAGATGTGCAAACATGG AGCTTTGGAAATACTTCAAGAAATCAATCAGTCGGTGAATCGTAAGAGCAGTTACAGCGAGTTGGCCATGATAAGCCTGCTTAACTGCAACTTGTCTGTTAAATACAGCCTGACAGGTCATTTGGCTTCCACTGACGTTATTGTTGATGGTTTCTACGATGCTGGGAAG GCTTCTGCAGGTCAAAGGATTCTCACTTTGGAGGAGCTGTTCAAACAGCCAGTCAACCAGCACAGGCCCATCATTGTGGTCAACACATCAACAGA GAACAAGACAGAGGatgacacacagaaagatgagACCAAGTGTGAATTTCCTACAAAGAAAGTGTGGAAGATGATGGATGACTCACTGCAGGTTCTTATTAAAGAAGTCAAAGAATCCATCCTTCCACTCCATGAACACGAGCAGTATGCTGCCTTGGCCAG GCTGGTGAGTGAAGCCATGGGTGGACCGGTGAGGATGGAGAAACTGCACGAATTCCCATGGGTCCTGCACCTCAGTGAGCTCAAGTTTCAGCTTCAGTCTAATGTTATTCCCATTGGTTTGATCACCAAGGGAATCTACTATCACAGGGCACTTCTCTTCAAG TGTCTGGCTGATTGCATCGGAATCAGTTGCACACTTGTAAGGGGTGAGTATAACCGGGCTTGGAATGAGGTACTACTATTTGATGGGCCCCCCGCTAGGAATGGGTGCTCTTCACAGCCCTGCCGCTACATAGTGGACCTTATGCATCAGCCTGGAAGCCTACTGGCAGCagatactgctgctgctgtgcaatACCAGACTATATAG
- the msrb2 gene encoding methionine-R-sulfoxide reductase B2, mitochondrial, whose amino-acid sequence MPRVVARLFVVASRHAAARSVVFPTRISLFSRLLSTSQGTQSLTRYSETTDWQKKLTPEQYVVTRESGTEVPFSGIYLNHYEVGMYHCVCCDAPLFSSEAKYDSGTGWPAFKDAHGTWERDESHTSIIRRPDNSLGSAGTEVLCKNCDAHLGHVFDDGPDPTGQRFCINSVALKFKPRDNTSTRPEKSEEI is encoded by the exons aTGCCTCGAGTCGTCGCTCGTCTCTTCGTAGTTGCTTCTCGACATGCGGCAGCGAGATCCGTGGTGTTCCCGACCAGGATCTCTTTATTCTCCCGCCTGTTGTCCACATCTCAAG GCACACAGTCTCTCACCCGTTACAGTGAGACTACAGACTGGCAAAAGAAACTCACTCCAGAACAGTATGTAGTCACTAGAGAAAGTGGAACAGAGGTG CCTTTTAGTGGGATCTATCTAAACCATTATGAAGTGGGAATGTAccactgtgtctgctgtgatgCTCCACTCTTCAG TTCAGAGGCTAAGTATGACTCTGGAACAGGCTGGCCAGCTTTCAAAGACGCTCATGGGACATGGGAGCGGGATGAAAGCCACACCTCCATAATTCGTCGCCCTGACAACAGCCTTGGTAGTGCTGGGACAGAGGTCCTTTGTAAAAAT tgtGATGCCCACCTGGGTCATGTGTTTGATGATGGACCAGACCCAACAGGCCAGCGATTCTGTATCAACAGTGTGGCCCTTAAGTTCAAACCCAGGGACAACACCTCCACCAGACCTGAAAAGTCTGAGGAAATCTGA
- the c8g gene encoding complement component C8 gamma chain — protein sequence MAGVWRCMLAVVFLMCVCLWGSSEAVGGAKSRPRPQRRPPKKPKVNPVDVPSAAQNIDLQQMTGTWYLLNIASKCPYLLKHGTKVEPTVIALKYSASNQTLSVSTKTRHNHHCWEILQVYHTTTTPGRLLLKGPRPELNTDIVIGETDYSSYAIIYYQKQDKVTLKLYARSVDDLSEPMLTKFEQLAEKQNFGLAYLFPFPTYSHCGDVDQDHVINCVPTC from the exons ATGGCTGGAGTGTGGCGTTGCATGTTGGCAGTGGTCtttttgatgtgtgtttgtctgtggggTTCCAGTGAGGCTGTAGGGGGGGCTAAGAGTCGACCAAGACCCCAAAGACGACCTCCTAAGAAGCCAAAGGTCAACCCTGTGGATGTGCCCTCAGCAGCACAGAACATAGACTTACAGCAG ATGACGGGAACATGGTACCTGCTAAACATTGCCTCCAAATGCCCCTACCTGTTAAAACATGGAACCAAAGTGGAGCCTACGGTCATTGCTCTCAAATATTCTGCCTCTAACCAAACACTGTCCGTTAGCACAAAAACACGACA tAATCACCACTGTTGGGAAATCTTACAGGTCTACCATACAACCACAACACCAGGAAGACTACTTCTTAAAG GACCCCGTCCTGAGCTGAACACAGATATAGTGATTGGAGAGACGGACTACAGCTCATATGCAATCATCTACTATCAGAAACAGGACAAGGTTACCCTGAAACTCTATG CCAGGTCTGTTGACGATCTGTCAGAGCCAATGTTGACCAAGTTTGAGCAGCTTGCTGAAAAACAGAATTTTGGACTGGCATACCTCTTCCCTTttcccacataca gtCACTGTGGTGATGTGGACCAGGACCATGTCATCA ACTGTGTCCCCACATGCTGA
- the LOC113164850 gene encoding lipocalin-like — MSNTLLTTLGALMCVLAACANVAPVKDFNLDKMAGKWYLVGFATNAVWFVNHKAEMKIGTALVVPTAEGNLDLSYANLKDDGVCWRLTHFANKTDTPGRFTFHSQIWNNDNDMRIVDVLYDDYALVHTIKTKDGVSEVLNKLYSRKPETSVDLQQKFTQLSLDTGVLRDNIVILPKNGECPED; from the exons ATGAGTAACACACTGCTGACGACGCTGGGCGCTCTGATGTGCGTCTTGGCTGCTTGCGCCAATGTCGCTCCTGTTAAAGACTTCAACCTGGACAAG ATGGCAGGCAAGTGGTACCTTGTTGGCTTTGCTACCAATGCTGTGTGGTTTGTGAACCACAAGGCAGAGATGAAGATAGGCACAGCTCTTGTAGTGCCTACTGCTGAAGGAAATCTGGACCTTTCTTATGCCAACCTGAA AGATGATGGTGTCTGCTGGAGATTGACCCACTTTGCAAACAAAACTGACACTCCCGGTCGCTTCACTTTCCACAGCCAGA TTTGGAACAATGACAATGACATGCGCATTGTTGACGTCCTGTACGATGACTATGCTCTGGTCCACACCATAAAGACAAAAGATGGAGTGTCTGAGGTCCTCAACAAGCTTTACA GCCGTAAACCAGAAACCAGTGTTGACCTGCAGCAGAAGTTTACACAGTTGTCCCTGGACACTGGCGTCCTCCGTGACAATATTGTCATCCTGCCTAAAAACG GTGAGTGTCCAGAGGACTGA